The segment TGCTGTACCGGCGGCTGGAGGCGACGTTGGCCGGCATCGCCTGGGAGGTCGTGTTCGTCGACGACAATTCGCCCGACGGCACTTGGGACGTCGTGCGTGCCCTTGCGCAGAAGGACAGCCGCGTGCGCTGCATCCGCCGCATCGGCCGCCGCGGCCTGTCGGGTGCGTGCATCGAGGGCATCCTGGCCTCCAGCGCATCCTATGCGGCGGTGATCGACGCCGATCTCCAGCATGACGAGACGCAGCTGCCGAAGATGCTGTCGCTGCTGGCGAGCGGGCAGGCCGATCTCGTCGTCGGCAGCCGCTACATCGAGGGCTACAAGAGCGAAGGTTTCAACAAGCAGCGCGCCGGCGCCAGCGCGCTCGCGACCGAGGTCGCAAGGAAGATGCTGCGGGTCGAGATCGCTGATCCCATGAGCGGGTTCTTCATGGTTCGCCGCGACCGCTTCGAGGAACTGGCGCCGAAGCTGTCCGTGCACGGCTTCAAGATCCTGCTCGACCTCGTCGCGACCGCGCATGGCAATCTGCGCGCGGTCGAAATTCCCTACACGTTCGGCGCCCGCCAGCATGGCGAGAGCAAGCTCGATTCCATGGTCGCGCTGGATTTTCTCGGGCTGGTGCTGGCGAAGCTCACCAACGACATTGTCTCGCTGCGCTTCATCCTGTTCGCGATGGTCGGCGGCATCGGTCTTGTGGTGCATCTCACCACGCTGTTCATCGGGCTCGAGCTGTTCAAGGCGCCGTTCGCGGAGGCGCAGGCCGCCGGCGCCATTGTCGCCATGACCAGCAACTTCATCCTCAACAACTTCCTGACCTATCGCGACCAGCGGCTGAAAGGCTTTGCGATCCTGACCGGCCTGATCATGTTCTACATCGTCTGCAGCGTCGGCCTGCTCGCCAATGTCGGTGTCGCCTTCTCGGTCTATGACCAGGAGCCGATCTGGTGGCTGGCGGGCGCCGCCGGTGCGCTGATGGGCGTGGTGTGGAACTACGCGATGTCCGGACTGTTCGTCTGGCGCAAGAAATAGCGCAATATGGGCGGGGCTGACGCGCGGATCATCCGCAACACCGCGCTGGTGATCCTGGCGCTGGTGACGCTGCGGCTGGTCGCGGCCGCCTTCACGCCGATCACCTTCGACGAAGCCTATTACTGGATGTGGTCGAAGGGCCTCGCGGGCGGCTATTACGACCACCCGCCGATGGTCGCCTACGTCATCCGCGCCGGCACCATGATCGCCGGCGACACCGAGCTCGGCGTGCGCCTGGTCTCGATCCTGCTCGCATTGCCGATGAGCTACGCGATCTATCGTTCCGCCGCGATCCTGTTCGGCGGCGCGCGGGTGGCCGCAAGCAGCGCCATCCTGCTCAACGTCACGCTGATGGCCGCGGTCGGCACGCTGATCGTCACGCCGGATGCGCCGCTGCTGGTCGCCTCCAGCTTCGTGCTGTTCTTTCTTGCAAAGGTGCTCGAGACCGGCCGCGGCGCCTGGTGGCTCGCGGTCGGTGCCGCTGTCGGCGCGGCACTGCTGTCGAAATACACCGCGATGTTCTTTGGCCCTGCGATCCTGATCTGGCTCGCGGCGGTGCCGAAGCTCAGGCGCTGGTTCCTTTCGCCGTGGCCCTATCTCGGCGGCCTCGTTGCGCTCGCGCTGTTCTCGCCTGTCATCCTGTGGAATTGGGATCATCAATGGGTCTCGTTCGTCAAACAGCTTGGCCGCGCGAAGATCGAGGACTTCCGTCCCGTCTTCATTGCCGAGCTGATCCCGACCCAGATCGCCTTCGCAACGCCGCTCGTCTTCATCCTCGGTGCGATGGGATTGCACGCGCTGACCTGGCACAGGGCCGGCGCGCTGGCTTCGCGCGTGCTGATCGAGACGATGTTCTGGACCATCGTCGCCTATTTTATCTGGCATTCGCTGCATGCGCGCGTCGAGGCCAACTGGTTTGCGCCGGTCTATCCGCCGTTCGTGGTTGCCGCCGCTGCCGCCGCCAATCTCGTGCAGTGGAAGCCGCGGACGCGCCGCCTGGTCGATTTCTGCCTGCGCTGGGCCGCGCCTGCGGGCATCGTGATGTTTGCAGCCCTCATCGTGCAGGCCAATACCGGCTGGCTGTCGGGCTATCGCCGCGATGCGACCGTGCGCAGCGTCGGCGTCGGCTGGCGCGAGCTTGCCGCTGGTATCGAAGCGGCGCGTGTCCGCACCGGCGCGACCTGCGTGCTGGCGCCGGACTACGGCACCACGGGCTGGCTCACCTTCTATCTGCCGCGCGGCACCTGCGTGGTGCAGCAGAACCAGCGCATCCGCTGGGTCAATATGCCCGAGCCCGATCCAAAGCTGCTTGCCGGCAAGCTGCTCTATGTCGACGAGCTGCGCGGCGACGGCCATCCCTTCCTCAGCGAGCTCTTCACGCAGGTGACACGTGTCGCCGAATTGCAGCGCAGGCGCGGGCCGCTCGTGATCGAGACCTACGGCGTCGATCTGCTGGAAGGCGCCAGGGGCGACGTTCTGGACCGCTCGCCGCCGCCCGAACTCCTGCCTTGAGCGGGGCGGCACCTCACGGCGCGGGGTTCACCAGCGGGGGACTTCGCCGGTCGGAACGGTCGTCGAGTTGGCGTTGTTGTTCTTGGGAATGACAAGCGGACTGAAGCAGGCGAAGGCTTCGATGGAATGATAGATGAAATTCATCATGCCATCGATCCCCATGACGGGGACCGTGCGGTTGAGCATGGGAATCCGAAGAAACCGGTTTTCCATCGGAAAGCAGAGCTCCAGGAGCTTCCTCGCGCCGCGCGGCGAAACCACGTAACCCGCCGTGCCGAAGCAGTTGGTGAGCCGCAACGTGGCGACCTGGGCGGTTGATTTCTGAAAGGCTGCCGCACTTTCGCTGCTTGGCTGCTTGGGCATGAACACCATCGTGGATTTGAAACCGGGCGTCAGCTCGAGCTCAACGATGGAGTCGATATTGTAGCCGAGCGCGACGTAATCCCAGTCCGCAAGACGGTGAAGGACATCCAGGCGCTCGCCGATGTCATTGCGGACAATCGCGTCGTCTTCGAACACCAGCGCCGGCATTTCGGATTGAGCCGTCTGTTGCCAGATCCGGAAGTGTGAAGCCGCACACCCGACGGCGCCCGGAGTGAACTGCGCTCCCGGCACGACCAGATTCATCCCAAGCGCATCCTGCGATGAGAACGATGCGCCATCGGACGCCTCGAATCGTTCGAAGACGATCCTGGTCCCGGCATTCAGTCGCAGGAAGCTTTCGTATTTGTCCGGCTGACGGTTGAGATTGACGACAAAGTTCTTCATGCAAGGCCCCGATGAGCGCGCCGATCGCCGGTTGCACGCATATCAACGGCCCCCTTGATTCGCCACGCGACAGCGCGAAGGACCGAAAGCGGTGTCCAGCTTCGAGCAAGCTCCAAGAGGTAGTTCAAGGGATAGTTGAGAAGTGGCGACCCTCCTGATGTCTTGGGAATCGGGTTGCTGCCTGGTCTCCCATGGTCCGGAAGGTCCCCGATGAATTATCACGAAGGCGCTCTCGCAAGAGCAAACGAGATCTCGACCGAGCCGTCTTCGCCCACACGGGATGAATATTACAGGATCTGCCTCCAGCATCTGCAAACGGGCGAGCTTGAACTGGCTGAGGCCCGTTGTCGCGAAGGCCTCGCCTCGAACGCGGATCACGCCGGTCTGCTTCATCTGATGGCGGGCGTGTCTTTGCTCCGCGGAAATTACAACGCCGCCGTCGACTGGGCCTGCCGTGCCCTCACGCATGAGATGAAGGCGACTTATCTCGCGACGCTCGGGACCGCCCTGCAAGGGGGAGGGCTCCAGGAGCAGGCGCTCGAGGCGTTTCAGCGAGCGGTGGCGCTCGATCCGGTTGATCCAACCATTTGGGAGAATTACGGCAACGCCTTGAACAGGGCGCAGCAGTCGAACGCGGCGAACCTTTGCTTTCTGATCGCGCGGGCGTATCAGAAATTGCCGTTCCTGGCGGCTTGCCGTTCTGTTCCTCGAGACGGTTGGAATGCTCTGACGGAGCAGTTCAATCCTCAACTTCAGAGCCGCTCGCGGTCGAAAGAGGCGCGTGATCCGATCCATTGCTTCTGGTCGAATGCTCCGCTGAGCGAGATGTCGCGTCTCTCGCTTCAGTCGATGATCCGCCAGGGCCATCCGGTCAAGCTGTACACTTACGACAACGTCGGCGCCATGCAGGCGCGCGTCCCGCCCGGGGTCATGGTGGTCGATGCCGGAAACATCGTGCCGGGCGCGATCTACCAGCATGCTGTCCTGAACAGCGAGATCCGCTACTTCAGCGACATCTTCCGCTATGCCGTTCTGCATGAACACGGAGGATGGTGGCTCGACACGGACATCGTTCTCGTGAAGCCGTTGGATTTTCCGTCGGAACACGTTTTCTCCGCGCAATGGTCGGGAGTCGAGAACGGGCATGTCTGCGTCGGCGACGTGATGCGCGCGCCCAAGGGCTCGCTGCACATGGCCAATCTGTATGCCCTGTCTCTCCAGCGGCTTTTCAGCGAAAGGCGCGTCGAATACGGCGCGGTGGGACCGCTGCTGTTGAGTGAATATCTGCTCGTGGCAGGCGATGAAGAGCTGCGGTCATCAATTCTGCCGCCGACCACCTTCAATGCGATCGACTGGCGCGAAGTGGAATTGTTCGCTTCCGAAGGCCGGGCCGGCTTCGCGCTGTTGAGCGACCCGCGCGTGACGGGTGTCCATCTCTGGGGAAAAATGTGGGCCGAGCGGGGGCTGCGCTTCGATGCTGTCCCCGAGCAGAGCGTGGCGGGTTATCTCAAGAAGCTGGTTCTGGAGCCGAACTGGCTGACGCAGCTTGCGGCGAAATTCGACTCGGACAAGGGCGCAATCTACAAGGGCCAGATTGCCCATCACTATACGCGCGTCTATCACGAACTGTTTCGATCGAAGGCTCTCGAGTCCATTCGCATCCTGGAAATCGGTCTGTGCCGGGGGCGGGTCGAAGGGTGGGCTCAGGATCAAGTGCCGTCACTGCAAATGTGGCTCGATTACTTTCCGAATGCCGAGGTCATCGGGGCCGACATCGAGGATTTCAGCTGGTTCTCGCATCCGCGGGTCAGGATCCATCGCGTCGATCAAGGCGACCGCGGGCTGCTGGCGGAGCTCGGAGCCAAGGAGAAGCCGTTGGACATCATCATCGATGACGCGTCTCACGCTTCGGTGCACCAGCATCTCACGCTGGGCGTGCTGTTTCCCTCGCTGAAGCCGGGCGGCCTGTTCGTCGTCGAGGATCTGGACTGGCAGCCGCCGGACATCCCCTCCAACGGGGCGCCATTGGTCAAGGATGTCCTCAACGCCATGAAACAGGGCGGCGCGTTCACGTCCAACGTCATGACCGAGGCCGAAGCGAAATTGATCACGGAAGAGGTCGACGAGATCATTCTCAACGACAGCTTTCGCGAGTTGATGACGCGCGGCAAGCTGGGCGGCCTGGGGGTGCTGATGCGCAAGGCGCATCCGGAAGCGCGGTAGCAGCCTCAGTCGATCATCTCGGCCCTGGTGCTGGCCTGGCTCGGCCTGTCCTGGTCGCGCCAGAACCAGACAGTGACGACGCCGGAGCGGCCGCGAACCTGCGTGAGCAGGGGGCCTGACAGGACGCCGTCGGGAGCGCCGTGGAAGTCGGCCGCGTCCAGCAGCGTGTCGGTCAGCGCGAGCCGGGCGTGGTTCTGGGCCGCGACCTCCATCAACCGGCTTGCGAGATTGACGGTGTCGCCGTTGGCCGAGATGTGCTGGTGGTTCTCGCCGAGACGGGAGGCGACGATCGGGCCGAAATGCGCGCCGATCTTGAAGCCGAGCCGGTCCCCGGTCGCTGATGGCAGTGACGCGATCCAGCGCTCGACGCCGCGATGCAGCTCGATCGAACATTTCAGCGCGCGCGCCGCGTCGTCGGGCATTGCGCGCGGCAGGCCGAACAGGATCATGGCGCCATCGCCGAGAAAGCTGGTGATCATGCCGCCGCAATCGACCGCGGTCTTGTCGATCAGCACGTGGAACGCCTTCAGGATGTCCTGGAGTTCGTCGGGATCGATCCGTTCGCTGAGCGTCGTGAAGCCGGAGAGATCGATGAAGACGATGGCCGCATCCTGCAGGACGGGCTTCGCCAGGAAATTGGGATCGCGTGCCAGCCATTCCTGCACGGCGGGTGCCTGGAATTGCGCTAGCGATCGGCTCTTGGCGGCGAGATATTGCGTGCGGCGTCCGCCGGCCCAGAGCTGCACGCCTGTGAAGATCGCGACCGGCGGGACCGCCGCCGCAAGCGTGGTCGCGGCGTTGAGCCAGATGCCGTGCGTGAAGGCGAACAGATTGAGCCCGGCCCAGCCGATCATCACCACAGCCGCCGCGATGAAGCCGAGTGCGCTGCGCCGCCACGCGAGCAGGCCGACCAGCAGCATCGGCAGCAGGATCGCTGCGAGCGCGTCGGCGACGTGAACCTTGCGGTCGCGGACGATGCCGTCGCCCGACACGAGATGCGTGATCGCGGTCGAGACCACTTCGACACCGGGCAACAGCGAATCGAATGGCGTCGGGAAGAAATCGCCGCCGCCGGCGACGGAAGCGCCGATCACGACGATGCGGTTCTCGATCGCCGCGCGATCGAGCGTGCCGTCAAAGATGCTCTGCGCGCTGACGGTGCGGATGGTACGGCGCGGGCCGTAATAGGTGATCGGCAGCGCAAAATCGGTATCGGTCGGTACCGCGCGATCGCCGAGCATGAGATGGTCCGGCGCGATCGTCAGCGGCTTGTCGAGCGCGCGGCTCGCGACGCGAAGCGGAAACGACAGCTCGACCTTGTCGCTGGTCCGGAACAGCATCGGCACCGACAGCGGCGAGCCCGATTGTCCGGTCGCGACGTTGACGATCCCGACATCGGCATGATCCGCAAACGCCGGCAACGGCAGCAGGAAGCGCTCGGCCTCGGGCAGCACGGCGAGGGGACCTCCGCTGCCAGGTGCCACGGTGTCGCTGGCCGACGGGAAGATCGCGGCGGCGGCGAGCACCATGGGACCGGTCGCGAGCGTATGAGCCAGCGTCGCGTCGCCAATCGCGGCGCTGCGATCGACCAGCAGCAGGTCGATCGCGACGACCTTCGGCTTGAACTGCACGATGGTGTCGACGACGCGGGCGAGGTCGGCGCGCGGCAGCGGGTAGCTGCCGCCGCGCTTCACGACCGTATCGTCGATCGCGACGATGGTGACGAGATCGGGCGGAGCCTGCACACCGCGCGCGAGCGTGCGCAGATCGGTCAGCGTCGCCTCGAGCCGGTCGAGAAAGCGCAGATGGCCGTTGGCGTGCGCGGCATAGATGCCGGCGCCCCACAGCGCGGTGAGGACGAGGGCTACCGGGATCTGAACGCGTCTCGTCATTACGTCGTACTGCAATCTCTTCTGTGTCTATTGTCCGGACCTATTGGCCGAGTCTTATAGGCCAAGTCTTGCCATGAGCGCGTCGATGCGCGGCTGGCCCCACTGCTTGACGGTGAGCGGGCCGGTCGCTTCCACGTCGACACCTTGGCCGACGCCCAGCACCACACCGCGGCCAGGCGTCCGGCGGCTCACGCCGACGCGGCCGTCGGCAACGAAGACCGAGGTCTTGGCCTCGGCGACATCGACCGCCCATTTGGTGCCGCGTACTGCGGCGATCGCCTGTGGCGTCAGCACCTTGAAGGGATTGCCGCCGGGCTTCTTGGGCACCTCGACCAGCAGCGCCTTGCTGCTCAACTCGACCGAGTCGATATGTCCGTCGCGGTTGGCGTCCTTAAGTTCAAATCGGGCGCCATTTTCAGCAACGATGGTGATGCCGTTGTCGCAACGCCACGTTTGCGTGCCGGCCGCCGACGCCGATGACGTACAGCCTGCATTGGTTGCCGGCTGTGCGGTCACGGGTCCGATCAACAGAAACGAGCACGCCAGGACAAAAAATCCGGCGCGCGCAACCTTTGTCATGCCAGCCTCCATTCCAAGCGCTCGGCACATTTCAAGGCAATGTTGATACGGTACCGTATCACAAGCGGAGGCTGCTGAGAAGTGCCGTCCTGGGAGCTATTTTGTCGCGGCGGCCTTTTCCAGACCGGCGCGATCAACTTTCGGTCAGGCGGCGGCAACGAGCTCACGCACATCATGGTGAAGACGCGCTGCACCAGCCTCGCGCAACGCTTCGCCGTTATGGTTGACCCATTGATGATCATGGAAAGGACGCAGTTGGATGCGTCTTGGGAGGCCTGTTTGTCGCGCCAGCAGGGCGAGAAACATGGTTAACAGTCTCGCCTAAGTCCGTAGTTCTGCGGGCATTTTTCTCAAAATGAGACAGCGTTAACGAGTCACCACACAATAGCCCGAACTTAATCCGCATTTAACGAAAAGTCGCCTTAATGACGCTCCGACCCTCTGCGAGATGCTGTTCCCGGTACGTGACCAGCAGCGGCACTTCGAAGGGGGACTAAGTGACACCGTCCTGGACGCAAGGCGAATGAGTACGAGTATCGCTGCGCAGAGTAGCGCCGCACGGAAGTCCGAGAATCCCAAGAATCTTTATCGGAAGCCTTCCCGGAAAATGACCACCCAAAACGTGCTTGGCGCCGCCGTGATCGGCTGCGTCATGCTTGGCGCCGGCTGGACCGTCTACACCAACATCCTCGGCGCCAGCGTCTATCCGACGGTTGGCAGTGCCGGCTACGACGAGCCCGTGATCAAGCGCGCGCCGAAAGTTGCGCTGCGGGAGGCGGGCGAGGCCATCCGGGAGACGTTTGCGCTGCTGCCCGACCGGCTGCAAGTGGCCCCGCCGATCTCACGCGAGATGTTCAACGAGCGCTTTGCCGCGGCTGCGACGCAGGGCGTGGAATCGAATGCGGCGAGTGCTGCGCCGGCGACAAAGGTCGCCGAAGCCCCGAAGCCGACCGTGATCGCGAAGGTCGCGGAAGTGCTGAAGCCGCTGAACCCGGCCAAGGTCGCTGAGCGGGTCGCCGACAAGGTCGCAGATGTCGCGAAGGCCAAGCGCGCGCCGGATGCCTCGGTGCAGCTGGCCTCGGCCGATCCGGCCGAGATCGTGCCGGCGCCCGAGGCAAAACCGAAATCCTTCGCCGACCGCGCCAAGGCGGCGGTGCTGTCGATCACCGGTCCGCGTCCGTCGATGGTGGAAAAGCTCTGGGGCAAGCGCGAGCCGTCCGGCGGGCTGCTCGCCTATGCGTCTGCCGACGCCAGCGTGACCGCGTCCATCGCGCCGAAGGAGCAGAACCCGATGCTCGGCGGCGCGCCGCCCTATGAGCGCGACACTGCGGTCTACGACATCACCGCCAAGACGGTCTATCTGCCGGATGGCACCCGGCTCGAGGCGCATTCCGGCCTCGGCTCCAATCTCGACGATCCGCGCTCCTCGCGCGTGCGCATGCGCGGCGTGACGCCGCCGCACATCTACTTGCTGAAGCCGCGCGAAGCGCTGTTCCACGGCGTGCCCGCGCTGCGCCTGACGCCGATCGGCGGCGAGGACGCGATCTACGGCCGCGACGGCCTGCTCGCCCACACCTTCATGCTCGGGCCGAACGGCGATTCCAACGGCTGCGTCTCGTTCAAGGATTACTACGCGTTCCTCGACGCCTACCGCAACAAGGGCATCCGCAAGCTCGCGGTGCTGCCGCGGGTGGAGTGATCCACGCTTAGGGCGTTACGGTCTTGCGTAGCGCCGCCTCGATTGCGATCGCTTCCTTCACGGCAGGCCGCGCCTGCATGCGTTCGAGATAGGCCGACAGCGACGGCCATTGCGCGACGTCGACGCCCGCGGGACGAAGCAGCAGTAAGGCCCAGGCGAGATGGGCATCCGCAATGGTGAAGCGTTGGCCAACGAGGAATTCGCGATCGGCGAGATGGGCTGACGGCACCGACAATGTCTGCGTGATCCTCGCGCGCGGTTTGGCGAGCGAGGCGTCGTCCTTGTACCAGAAGGTCGGAAACAGAAAGCCCTTGTGGATCTCGGTGCCGGTGAAGCTCAGCCATTCCTGGAGCCGGTAGCGGTCGATATCGCCCGGTGGCGGGGCGAGGCCGCTCTCCGGTTTCAGATCGGCGATATATTGCAGCACGGCGGCGTTCTCCGTCAGCCGCTCGCCATCCTCCATGATCAGCACCGGCACCGCGCCCTTCGGCGAGATGGAACAAAAATCCGCATCGTCCTCGATGCACTTCTTGGTCCAGAGATGGACTTGGCGATAGCGCGCTTCCAGGCCAGCTTCCATCAGCGCGATGCGGCTCGCAAGCGAGCAGGCCATCGGCGAGAAATAGAGTTGCAGCATCGCGTTGCTCCGTTATGTCAGCGCATCGACGCGCGCGTCGATCAGCACCAGCGCGGCATCGCCAAGACGCGGCGGGTTGAGATCGGCACCGGCGAGCTGTAACAGGGTCTTTGCGGTCGTCATGGTCTGGACATTCTCCGGAGCAAAAGGCGCAACGAACATAGCCCCGGGAATGCCTGCCGATATGCAGGGAAATTGCAGCGGGTGGCTGCGATATTGCAGGCCGCTCCCGGCCGGTATAGCCTGACGCCATGAACTGGGACGATCTGCGCATCATCGCAGCCGTCAGGGACGAGGGCACCTATGCCGGCGCCAGCGCGCGGCTGCGCATCGACGAGACCACGGTCGGGCGCAGGCTGTCGCGCATCGAGCGTGCGCTCGGCCTGCGTCTGTTCGAGGCCGCCGACGGCGTCCGCAAGCCGACACGGCAATGTGAGGCGGTGCTGGCGCATGTCGAGGCGATGGCCGCACATGCCGCCGAGATCGGTCGCGTCGGCGAGAGCCTGGCAGGTCCGGTGGGACGCCTGCGCATCGCCTCCACCAACACGGTCGCCGAGGCGGTGCTGTCGCCGCGCGCGAGCGATTTCCTGCGCGCCAATCCCGGCCTGACGCTGCAATTCCTCACCTCGAGCGAGAACGTCAAGTTCTCGCGCTGGGAGGCCGATCTCGCCATCCGCCTGCGCAAGCCCGACAAGGGTGACTTCGCGATCTCCCGGCTCGGTGACGTCAAGCTCTATTATGTCGAGCCTGTCGCGACCGAGGGCGAGCCGATGCTGTGCGCCTATCCCGACGAGCTCGGCGCCATTCCCGAGATGCAATTCCTGCGCACCAAGACAGCCCGCGCGCGCTGCGTCACCGACAATGTCCGCGTCATCCGCAATTTGATCCGCGCGCATCGGGCCGCCGGCGTATTGCCGGAGTATGTTTGCGCGGACCTGCTCGGCGATCGCCGCCTGCGCGCCACATTGCTACAGAGGCGGCGCGATGCCTGGCTGCTCGTGCAAAACCATCTCAAGCGCGACGCCGCGACGCGGCTCACCATCGCATGGATCCGCGACTGCTTCAGGGATATCGCGCAAGGCTGATCGCTTCGCGCCGCGGCGCTGTTGAACGCAGCCCGCGCGCCGCACGACCAAAGCTTGGAAGCAGGGATTGCGCGGGCCCGCAGGTTGCGTAATCTCGCGGCAGTTGCAGGCCGAAACGGATCAAGCGCATGACCATTGTTCAGGACACCATCCGGCCGAAGGCCGCATCCCGGGAATGGAAGGCGATCATCGTCCTGATCCTGCTGATCCCGGTGCTGTGGTCACCGCCCTTCCTGTTTCGCTACTTCCTGTATCAGCCGTTCAACATCCCCTCGGGCTCGATGAACCCAACGCTGGTCGTTGGTGACTACGTCTTCGCCGCAAAGTACGCCTATGGCTACGACCGCTATTCGTTTCCCTTCGCGCCGTCATGGATCTCGGGCCGCGTCTTCGCCGCCGACCCCGAATACGGCGATATCGTCGTATTTCGCAATCCGAAGGACACCTCGGTCGACTACGTCAAGCGCGTGGTGGGTCTGCCCGGCGATCGCATCCAGATGCGCGAGGGGCAGCTCTTCCTCAACGACAAGCCGGTGACGCGCGTTGCGCTTAAGGAGCTGCGCGCCGGCTCCGCCTGCGGCGGCGAGGACGGTGCAAGGGTCAAGCGCTGGCGAGAGACGATGCCGAACGGCGCGAGCTACGTCACCTACGACTGCGTCGACAATGGCTATGTCGACAACACCGAAGTCTACACCGTGCCGTCAGGCCATTTCTTCGCGATGGGCGACAACCGCGACAACTCCACCGACAGCCGCTTCAAGTCGGCGATGGGCTTCGTCCCGCTGGACAATCTCGTCGGCAAGGTGACGCGGATCTTCTGGTCGCTCAACCAGAATGGCGAGCTGCGCCCGGAGCGGATGGGGAAGGTGGGGTAGGAGGCCCCCGTCATTCCGGGGCGCGCCCCTTGGCGCGAGCCCGGAATCCATAACCACAGGCGGACGAAATGGCCTACTACGTCTACATCCTCGCCAGCAGAAAACACGGCATGCTCTGCATTGGCGTGACCAACGATCTTGTGCGTCGCGTGTATCAGCACAGAACTAAAGCCGTTCCTGGCTTCACGACCAAGTATGGCGTCGACAAGCTCGTTCTGTTCGAGGTCTTCGATGATCCTGAGAGCGCCATCGCGCGCGAAAAGGAGCTTAAGAAGTGGCGACGCGATTGGAAAACGCGGCTGATCGAGGAGCAGAACCCGAACTGGGATGATCTCTATAGCGGGATAGCCAGCTGAGGTTCGTGGTTATGGATTCCGGGCTCGCGCCCCAAGAAGGCGC is part of the Bradyrhizobium commune genome and harbors:
- a CDS encoding glycosyltransferase family 25 protein, producing the protein MKNFVVNLNRQPDKYESFLRLNAGTRIVFERFEASDGASFSSQDALGMNLVVPGAQFTPGAVGCAASHFRIWQQTAQSEMPALVFEDDAIVRNDIGERLDVLHRLADWDYVALGYNIDSIVELELTPGFKSTMVFMPKQPSSESAAAFQKSTAQVATLRLTNCFGTAGYVVSPRGARKLLELCFPMENRFLRIPMLNRTVPVMGIDGMMNFIYHSIEAFACFSPLVIPKNNNANSTTVPTGEVPRW
- a CDS encoding glycosyltransferase family 2 protein, translated to MNEAIRPGPDQTPQAQAGSRSPELSVIVPTFNERDNVTVLYRRLEATLAGIAWEVVFVDDNSPDGTWDVVRALAQKDSRVRCIRRIGRRGLSGACIEGILASSASYAAVIDADLQHDETQLPKMLSLLASGQADLVVGSRYIEGYKSEGFNKQRAGASALATEVARKMLRVEIADPMSGFFMVRRDRFEELAPKLSVHGFKILLDLVATAHGNLRAVEIPYTFGARQHGESKLDSMVALDFLGLVLAKLTNDIVSLRFILFAMVGGIGLVVHLTTLFIGLELFKAPFAEAQAAGAIVAMTSNFILNNFLTYRDQRLKGFAILTGLIMFYIVCSVGLLANVGVAFSVYDQEPIWWLAGAAGALMGVVWNYAMSGLFVWRKK
- a CDS encoding FecR domain-containing protein, yielding MTKVARAGFFVLACSFLLIGPVTAQPATNAGCTSSASAAGTQTWRCDNGITIVAENGARFELKDANRDGHIDSVELSSKALLVEVPKKPGGNPFKVLTPQAIAAVRGTKWAVDVAEAKTSVFVADGRVGVSRRTPGRGVVLGVGQGVDVEATGPLTVKQWGQPRIDALMARLGL
- a CDS encoding DUF2778 domain-containing protein, encoding MTTQNVLGAAVIGCVMLGAGWTVYTNILGASVYPTVGSAGYDEPVIKRAPKVALREAGEAIRETFALLPDRLQVAPPISREMFNERFAAAATQGVESNAASAAPATKVAEAPKPTVIAKVAEVLKPLNPAKVAERVADKVADVAKAKRAPDASVQLASADPAEIVPAPEAKPKSFADRAKAAVLSITGPRPSMVEKLWGKREPSGGLLAYASADASVTASIAPKEQNPMLGGAPPYERDTAVYDITAKTVYLPDGTRLEAHSGLGSNLDDPRSSRVRMRGVTPPHIYLLKPREALFHGVPALRLTPIGGEDAIYGRDGLLAHTFMLGPNGDSNGCVSFKDYYAFLDAYRNKGIRKLAVLPRVE
- a CDS encoding CHASE2 domain-containing protein, coding for MTRRVQIPVALVLTALWGAGIYAAHANGHLRFLDRLEATLTDLRTLARGVQAPPDLVTIVAIDDTVVKRGGSYPLPRADLARVVDTIVQFKPKVVAIDLLLVDRSAAIGDATLAHTLATGPMVLAAAAIFPSASDTVAPGSGGPLAVLPEAERFLLPLPAFADHADVGIVNVATGQSGSPLSVPMLFRTSDKVELSFPLRVASRALDKPLTIAPDHLMLGDRAVPTDTDFALPITYYGPRRTIRTVSAQSIFDGTLDRAAIENRIVVIGASVAGGGDFFPTPFDSLLPGVEVVSTAITHLVSGDGIVRDRKVHVADALAAILLPMLLVGLLAWRRSALGFIAAAVVMIGWAGLNLFAFTHGIWLNAATTLAAAVPPVAIFTGVQLWAGGRRTQYLAAKSRSLAQFQAPAVQEWLARDPNFLAKPVLQDAAIVFIDLSGFTTLSERIDPDELQDILKAFHVLIDKTAVDCGGMITSFLGDGAMILFGLPRAMPDDAARALKCSIELHRGVERWIASLPSATGDRLGFKIGAHFGPIVASRLGENHQHISANGDTVNLASRLMEVAAQNHARLALTDTLLDAADFHGAPDGVLSGPLLTQVRGRSGVVTVWFWRDQDRPSQASTRAEMID
- a CDS encoding glycosyltransferase family 39 protein — encoded protein: MGGADARIIRNTALVILALVTLRLVAAAFTPITFDEAYYWMWSKGLAGGYYDHPPMVAYVIRAGTMIAGDTELGVRLVSILLALPMSYAIYRSAAILFGGARVAASSAILLNVTLMAAVGTLIVTPDAPLLVASSFVLFFLAKVLETGRGAWWLAVGAAVGAALLSKYTAMFFGPAILIWLAAVPKLRRWFLSPWPYLGGLVALALFSPVILWNWDHQWVSFVKQLGRAKIEDFRPVFIAELIPTQIAFATPLVFILGAMGLHALTWHRAGALASRVLIETMFWTIVAYFIWHSLHARVEANWFAPVYPPFVVAAAAAANLVQWKPRTRRLVDFCLRWAAPAGIVMFAALIVQANTGWLSGYRRDATVRSVGVGWRELAAGIEAARVRTGATCVLAPDYGTTGWLTFYLPRGTCVVQQNQRIRWVNMPEPDPKLLAGKLLYVDELRGDGHPFLSELFTQVTRVAELQRRRGPLVIETYGVDLLEGARGDVLDRSPPPELLP
- a CDS encoding glycosyltransferase; the encoded protein is MNYHEGALARANEISTEPSSPTRDEYYRICLQHLQTGELELAEARCREGLASNADHAGLLHLMAGVSLLRGNYNAAVDWACRALTHEMKATYLATLGTALQGGGLQEQALEAFQRAVALDPVDPTIWENYGNALNRAQQSNAANLCFLIARAYQKLPFLAACRSVPRDGWNALTEQFNPQLQSRSRSKEARDPIHCFWSNAPLSEMSRLSLQSMIRQGHPVKLYTYDNVGAMQARVPPGVMVVDAGNIVPGAIYQHAVLNSEIRYFSDIFRYAVLHEHGGWWLDTDIVLVKPLDFPSEHVFSAQWSGVENGHVCVGDVMRAPKGSLHMANLYALSLQRLFSERRVEYGAVGPLLLSEYLLVAGDEELRSSILPPTTFNAIDWREVELFASEGRAGFALLSDPRVTGVHLWGKMWAERGLRFDAVPEQSVAGYLKKLVLEPNWLTQLAAKFDSDKGAIYKGQIAHHYTRVYHELFRSKALESIRILEIGLCRGRVEGWAQDQVPSLQMWLDYFPNAEVIGADIEDFSWFSHPRVRIHRVDQGDRGLLAELGAKEKPLDIIIDDASHASVHQHLTLGVLFPSLKPGGLFVVEDLDWQPPDIPSNGAPLVKDVLNAMKQGGAFTSNVMTEAEAKLITEEVDEIILNDSFRELMTRGKLGGLGVLMRKAHPEAR